The nucleotide window CTTGAAAGGTTCCTGCTTCTATAATACTGGAATAAAGAGCGTCGATTTCTGCTGCAATTTCCGGAGTAGAGCCCGAAGTTACTTTACGTATTTTAGTCACTGTATGCAACTTGTCTCCAGGATTAATACGTTCGGGAGAGTACCCGCAAAAAAAGCCGGTATTAAATTTTAAACCTGAAATTCTTTCCAAAATGGGGACACAAAACTCTTCAGTAACCCCAGGATATACTGTTGACTCATATATAACAATATCCCCTTCTTTCAATACGGAAGCTACAGCTTCGGAAGCTTTTTTAATAGGCGTAAGGTCGGGGTTATTGTGTTTATCTACAGGAGTAGGAACAGTTACTATATAAATTTGCGCCCCTTTAGCGTCGGTAATATCCGAGGAGTAGCTAAGCTTATCAGCGGCCATCAACCCGTTTTTGTCAATTTCCAGGGTTCGGTCAAAAAAGCTTTTTAACTCTTCAATCCGGTTTTTACTGATATCAATTCCAATGGTATTGAACTTCTTGCCAAACTCTGCAGCAAGAGGCAGGCCCACATAGCCCAGGCCAATAACAGCAATGGTTTTCATGTTCTGCATATAAAATTATTGGCCGCAAAGGTAAGGGATTAGTTATTTCTCTGCGAGAGTAACTCCTCATAAAGTTTTATATGTCTATCAATCATTATTCCCATATCAAATTGTTTCACATACTCTAGGCCTGTCGCAGACATATCTTCAGCCAGTTTGGGATTATTGATTATCTTCTGAATTTTATCAGCTAAGTCCCGTGCGTTACCTTTTTCGAAAAGAAATCTTTTATCTGGAACGATATCGTTAATTCCAGGTACATCAGAGCCGAGAAAGGGCTTGCCGGAAGCTAAGGATTCTAATGTAACACCCGACATACCTTCATAATCGGAAGAAAGCACATTAATATCTACCGACTTCATTAACGAAGAAATATCTGTGCGAAAACCAAGGAAATGAATTCTATCCAGTGTATTTTGTTGCTTTGAATATTCTTCGACTTTGCTCATCATATCACCTTCACCGGCTAAAAGAACATGGTAATTATCATTTAAATACTTTAAAGAAGTAATAAGTGTTTTTTGATCTTTTGGATACCTGAAGCTGGCAACCATGAGAATTGTATAGGAGTTTGGGGGTATTTTAAACAGTTTAGTTAAATTTTCTTTACCCAATTCCTGAGCTTCAAAAATAAATCTCAGATCAACTCCGTTAGGTATTACGCTTACAGGAGGGGTTATTTTTATATTTTTAATTAGGTTTCGTTTCACTTCATTAGAAATTGCTATTACAGCATCATATGACTTGTACGCTATTCTATCGATCATTTTTAATACTACATTTTTTCTCCTTTTATTATAATTGCTATGTTCAGTATAAACTAATATGCCATTTTTTCTGTTTCTCAAAGCAACCGAAGACCAGTAAAGTGATGGGAAAAGATGTGTATGAACAATATCAAAGTTATTGCTATCAATAATTTTTTTTATCCTAAAAATAAGCAATGGATTATACAAGTTAGAAGCTTTTAAATCAATAATCGGAATACTTAATTCTTTTATAGCATCAATATAAGCAGACACCGATAAAGACTGGTTTAGGAGTAATAACGTAGGCCGAACACCTTTCGCAATAAAAAAAGGTATTGTCGTCTTAATTAAATTTTCTGCACCGCCTTTGGCTAAGGCATTGGTAATGATTAGTAATTTCAAATTTGAAATAAAATTGAGAATTGAATAGTATGACAGTTATTGAGCAGTAACAACTAATTCTATTTTTTAAATCGAGAGAATACTTTAGTGTTTGCAATGCGATAAACTGGTTGTCCTCTACGGGCTTTTATTATTGTTTCTTCACCTTTTAAAGAATTTTTTACATTATCCACTTCAACTCGTGCTTTTCCTCCGCTATAAGTGCTTATATCGCCGTTATTATTTTTCATATCAATGACTTTTTCAATATCTACATTGGCTTCATACTGAATATAACAGTTTTTATAACTAAAAAGAGGCAGTGTATTGCCAGGGCTTTTTACAGTTACAGGACTTTCCCACATAAACCCTGCACTATTCAATGCACTACTTGTAATTGGCTTAAGTGTTATATTGCAATTGTTAAAATAAAACTGATCCATTCTATTATTCGCCGTCGCGACATACCCTCTGCTGGCATTTACAACATTGCAATTATTTATATTAATTCGAACAGCTACAGATACTGATGACACCTGAAATCCAACAGCATTATTAAGACTGTTGCAATTCTCGAACCGATAGCTGGCATAATCACCTTTTATTACTTTACCTACGTTTTTTCCAGTAGTCGCAACAAATCCATAATGTTTGTTTTTTTCAGCAACACATGCGATCGTGGTAATATTTCCTGAATTTTCATACCAAAAACCTGCGTTGTACTCTCTTCCTCCATACAGTACGGAGCCGTCATGCCCGTTACTTGCGCGACAGTTATCGAATAAGATGTTACTTGAATTATTTTCAGTAACAAACCCTATTCGGGTGTAATCATCAGCCTTGCAATTCCTAACCTGTACGGAGCTACATCCATTAAAATAATAGCCATCACCAAAGTTTCCGTTGCTGTTTATTGCAGAACAGTAATTTATTTGAATGTTAGATGACGCCTCCAGGCGCAGGCCGCTTTGAGGAGAGTTTCGAAATATACAATTTTGAATCTGTATGTTACGACTACCGTAAACAAATAACGGAGTGCCCCCGTCGATCACTTCCCTCTTTGTTGTAACTTTTACAGACCCGTCAAAAGTAATATTATTGAGAGATAAATTATTTTGGTTTCTGATAAGACAAAAGTCAAATTTTGATAATTTCTGCTGTGCCTTCCTTTTGATAACAGTACCGTTCTCTCCAGAAAGGTTGCATAGAATAGTTATTGAAGATACCAAGTACGTTCCTTTTGGTAAATAAACAGAAGCACTCCTAACTTTCGCAGCATTGATGGCTTCCTGAACTGCTTTAGTGTCATCACTCAAGCCATTTCCTTTAGCCCCATAATCTTTAATATTTATAATACGTGTTTGGCTAAAAATGTTCGTTACAATAAAAAAGACCAAATAAACTACGAATAGAATTCTTACCATACTATTTTTTAGATTTAATTTTACTATCATACAGGCCATCGTATTTTGCACTACAAGCACTGATACTGTATTTCTTCTCAAATGCATTGAGACAATTTACTTTAATATGATCTCTATTAGGTGCGTGTAAATTACGATATAACGCATTATAATAAGATTCAGTACTCATATCACTGCTTAAAAACCCCGTCACCCCGTCTTCTATTACTTCTGTAATTCCACCTACAGGAGTACAGGTTGGGATACAGCCAGCAGAGAAAGCCTCTATTAGGGACATAGGCAACCCTTCATATACGCTCGAAAGACAAAAAGCATCAGAAAGAAGTAAATAATCCCCAACATTGTTTTTATCACCTACAAACAAAATTTGTTCAGATGAACCAATGAGTTCGTTTAATTCCTTAAAGAGTACCTGATCTCTAATACCTCCAACAATCAATAACCTTATTTTTTTTTCATGTCTACTATTATATAAGTTCACTGCACCAATTAAAAGTTTTTGGTTTTTAACTTCTACGATCCTGCCAATGTGAACGAGCAAATACTCTGTCTCTTTTTTCGAAAATTCTTTTTCTACATTTGTGAAAAATTTAGTAGATACAACTTGTGGACATCCATTTTCAATAAGAATATCATTATTTAGCTTGTAGTAAGCTCGATAAGTATGGCTCCCATCTTTCGATATTGTAACAGGAATCACGCTGTCTTTCTTATATAATCGACGACGAATAGTTTTAATGAACTTATTCGGACACTCTTTCTCCGCTTTACTATGAATTGTGTGAACAAAGAGACCAGCGCTTGATACTATGTAAGGCAATCCATACTCAAATGCATTGATATGGGTGTGAACGATATCTGGGGTTATCGCTTTTAGCGTTGAATACAGCTTAAAAAGGGTAATTAGGCTAAAACCAGGACGCTTTCCAAGTGAAACATACTTCACTTTGGAATCAAGCTCTGATAAGAATGTACTGTGATCATTCTTATTATCAAACAGAGAAACTAAGTGGACAGAGTATTGCTCTTTTGTACTCAACTCATTACATATGTTTACTGTAAAGCGTTCGGCGCCACCTTTTTTTAGCGATGGAACAATATGAACTATAGTCTTTTTCATTGATTTACATCTGTTAACAAATTATTTCCTACAAGCAGTTCCTAATCTTCTTCTCCTGATAATTGTTAACTGCATTAAAAAATTCCAAATACCTAAGGCTTCTAATAATGCTATAAAGCCCAACAAGGGGATGCGATGCCTTGGCCCTTGCAACTCGGTAAATGACCCATAGAACACTGTTAAAAGAATCGTCATAATTAAAAAAGGCATTAGTACTCGGAAATAACGTCTTAAAAATAAATACAACCCATACAATGTTAATGGAATAAACATCCAATGTAAAATGGTCGCAAGTGATATAAACCAATATGCGGGGTCTACCTGAAAAGGAACGGGAGTCAACAAATATCTTATGATACCCAGTACAATGTTAGGTGATGGTCCCAAGGCAGCCAACTGCACTGAAAACAACTTGATAACTATTATGAAGAAACCAATCGGCATAACGATCAATATCGCCCCTTGAACAACCAGTTTTTTCCAACGCGATTTTATTCGATAGGCATAGCCTGATAAAAAAAACACAATAGTTGTTACCACTATGAAATATGAAAAATAAAATCGGATTATTTGGAAAACTAAAAGTATGACAATAAGGAAAACAAGATTTAATATATTAAAACCATTCCTCTTTAGCTTAATAATATTATATAAAGCAGCAGTCGTTAAAAACAGAACAAAAGTGTCTTTTAAATTAATAAAACTCGACCACGACATCAAATCCCAATGTAGAAGTAACAGAAGAAACGCAAACTTAGAGAATCTCTTATCAATACCTGCAAGAATTAGTATTTTGTAAAACAATACAGCGCCAAATACGGAAACAAGCACATTCATTAAAACAGGAGCATAATAACTAACTCCAAAAAGATGCATCGCAATTACATTATAAATGTAATACCCAAAATGCATTCCCCTGGCCAGGGCTCCCATTTCCAGATAGCCTTCTTTACTAAAAAAATAGCCGAATGAGGTTGCCTTGTCGTATGCTATCAATGACCCTTCATAATAAGTCAAATCATCTACTAAAACAATTGGCATTTGATGACACAGAAACGTAAAATAAAAAATAAAAAGACCAAACTTCAAAATCGTAACAAGCATAGCTCCCCCTCCATTTCCCAAGACCTTATAAATAAAAAAAAAGGCTAGTCCCATTGCGATGATCAGCGATACGAAAAAATCTGTATAATTATTTACAAAGTTCATACACTAATAATTGCGTATTTACGCATATAATTCCATCTCTTTATAACAATCAAAAATACTACAATATAACAAAGAAAAGGCTAAAGGCACTTCTCATACACACACGCTTATAAAAAGCTTTAGATTCATACATGTAAATTTTGACCGGCCTGCCTAAATTGTTGGTTTAATCAATATAATAAGATTTCATCGAAGAACAAATTTTCAATCAAAACCGTTCAATTAAAGCATCTTTCAATTTGGGAACACGGATGTTGTCAATTAAAAACCTAATTCAATATATTAGTAATATACCCTTCGCAAGGGTTCTCCTTACTTACAATTTTACATGGATTTCCTACAACAATTGAGTTACTGGGAACATCCACATTGACATACGAATTAGGTGCAATTAATACATTTGAACCTACATGAATGTTCCCTACTATTACGGCACCGGTTCCTATCCATACATTATCACTAATTGTTGGATACCCTCGAAGTTTACCGCGATTAGCTTGTCCAATAGTAACTAAATGGGCAATATTGCAATTTTTACCTATTCTAGCTTTGCTATTAATGACTATGGTTCCAAAATGGCCTATGTAAAACCCCTCACCTATTTCTGTATTATAAGGAATTTGATACCCATATCGTCTTGAACATCTATGTAATAAAAGAATAAAAACAAACCACCTTGGCGTATACTTTTTACTTTTTTTCGCTTGGCGTAAATAATACATATACCTAAAGCCAGCTGTTTTAAAGAGTCCCTTAAGAAAACCTTTAACCCCTTTTAAACCTCCGTAGCGATATAGATCAGATTCTATAATTTTGTTCATACTTTTTATTTTGACACCAAAAAGCTACTTTCAAACATGACTCCACTTTTAACACAAAAAAATTACAAGTATTTGAAAATAAATAAATTACATAAAAATCTCTAATTTTAAACAATATAATGATAATCGTCAACATGATGCGAAAGGCCCCAATCCCAAACACTGTTTTCCTATTATAATCAATATTTACGTCTGGGATAAAATCCCTTAAGCATAAACAAGACATAGATTAGAGCAGGCACCTTAATTTTTTTTAGTAGACGGGAACGTAATGCACAATTATGGAACCGAGTCCATTTGTTCATAAGCCCTTTGGGGGGTATCCCGAAGCTTTTTGCAATTTCGATAATTTCGGTTTCAATTTTTTTAACTTCAGGAGTGATTATATCATCCATATCCTGGAGAATATACTGGAAATCTGCCTGAGCTGTGAAAATGTATCCGTCAAGGTATTTAATTAAATTTTCTTTATTATGATTTTTTAACAGCCCCGTAATCTCCTGCATTAATTTTTGAATACTTTGTAATAAAGTGTTGGCTTTAGTATAACGATTATCAAAAATAGAAATGTGCCGATTGATGTCTAATCTTATGAGTATATCCGGTGAAGTAGAATACTTAAAACATCGTAATTTTATTTGCGGGGATAGTAACATGCGGATATGCATTTCCGGATCCTGCAGTCGTTGGAGATGCTCATCAAAGCCATTTAGGCTGCCCAAAAAATCCCTTTGCCAAAATGTATTGGATATAGTCCAAGGCAAATCATTTTTTAAAAATCTTTTTAAAAAAAAATTCACCTTATCAACCGATAGCAGAAACATACACTTGTGAATATTGTAACGTACACTCTTAATAAAAGGCTGTCCAGGATTTTTGATAAAATAAGCTTCATTAAAAACAAACAAATTGCTTACAAGATCTTTCCGGATTGCCTTCACCCGATTCAATAAACAATTTTGGGTCAATAGATCATCCGCATCTAAAAACATAATGTACTCCCCTTTTGCCAAAGAAATCCCTATATTTCTGCAAACAGAGCCTCCTTTATTCTGCTTAAACGTTGTCCGGCAATACAACCGTACCCGGAGCTCGTCCTGGTATAAATCTTTTACCAATTCATACGAACCATCCGTGGAACCATCATCGACAATAATCATCTCCCAATTTGTATAAGTTTGATTGATGACAGAGTCGATCGTCTCCTGAATGTAGCCTTTCTTATTATATAATGGGCAAATTATGGATATATTTAACATTAAGAATTTGAATTATAATACCTGGAAGTTCCAAAAGCCGTTTGTGGATTAATTGTTATGATGATAAATCATTTTTTCTTTTTAGCGTTTTTGTTATTTGTATTGGAATCAAAGATTTGAAAATCCCTATTTTTTCTGAACGGGTTTTTGCCAATTTCATCGAGGTTTTTAATAAAAAAAAAGTGTCAACTCTATGATCCTTTATTTTAAGAGATAATTTATTTTTCAATAAACTTAAACCGCTCTTAAAATACATTATCCGGGTAAATTCATCTGGTGATTTTTCATACAATTCTTTATACAAATTATAAGCTGTAATACTTTTTTCTTTTAATGATTTTAAACTAAACACCCCACCATTATGAATATTGTATACGCCCAGCGCTTCTTTCAGGTAATAACCTTTTCCGATTTTCAGTAGTTCATAAAATAAATGAACATCCCTTCCATAGCTATATTTATCAACAAGCACACATATTTCGGGAATATTTCTAAAAAGAGAAGTCAGTGTCTTAGTGATCCATGCTTTAGATGAATCCAATAAAGTGAAAGTAAAACCTTTATCATCTTCTTGATTTTTAGCAACTATTGAAGAAAGTATCATGGTGTTTCTTTGAGTTTTTGTCACATTCAAAGCAATATATCCACCTGTTATTACTGAATAATCATTGTTTTTTTCCAAAAAATCTACTTGCTTTTGCAATTTTAAAGGGTCTGTCCAATAATCATCGCCTTCGCAAAGGGCGATGTATTTACCTTTGGCCCGGGGAAAGTTATATTTAATATTAATTCCTCTAACCCCTTTAGAATACTGGTTTTCTGCCTGTATAATAGGTTTTATAATATCTGGATATTTTTGTTGATACTCCCGGATAATATCAGACGTACCATCTGTAGAAGCGTCATCATGAATCAGTACTTCAAAATCAAAACTACATTGTTGTATCATAAATCCATCCAAACATTGTCGAATATAAGGAGCGTGATTATATGTGATGCATGAAATTGAAACCGTCATTATTTGAGAATTTTAGCCTTTATTTTTTCAAAAGCTTTTTGAGAAGTAGCGTCTAATTCATGATTGATATTCTTATATTTTTCTATCAATAATTCTTTATTATCCTCCAACAATTTTATTTTACTGTCTAAATCTGAAAGAAAGTTTTCATCGTCTATCTTCACATTATAATCCAGTAAATCTAATTCTTCCATCAATCCCCGATGCTTAGGATGATTTTCTAGCGCAATTACAGGTGTATTGAAACCAATAGGCAATATTTGACCATGGCCACGCATAGCTAAAACAAATTCTGCATACTTATAGTAACCTATCATTTTATCCGAATGATCAAATGCAAACTTTCCAAAATCCAAAACTTCTGTATTATCGATTCCTGAACTTATTTCCTTAGAAATGGATACATCGTCTATAACATGTGGAGCAAAAATTACTTTATACTTCTTAGACAAATCTTTAGTAATCTCTCTCATTTCATTTATAAACTTTTCTACTTTTTGCTCTGAACCAAATCTATTAATTGGCTTATCGTTCGCCAATTGTATTATAATATATTTTTTTTCTTCTAACCTTTCATATTCAGTATTCAAATCTATATGAAAGCCCGGATCAGGAATAACCTCGGCATCAATACCAGTTTGATTAAAAAGACGATTGTAGCTTCCATCATTTCTAACTGAGAAAAAAGAAGCATTTGCAAGTGTTTCTTTAAGATGTATTTTTCCTCTTTCAGGAATTCCGCCTTCTTCTATCCAATAATTATATCCCACCCCATATACGATATAAGGGATTTTTATTTGGCGTATTAATTCTTTATCTATTAACCAAAACCAGCCATTGGGCCAATGGGCGCCATGAATAATCCCCCCCCCACCAATTACTAACAAATCATATTTTTTATTTATAACTTCATTAATGTAATATTCATCAAAGTTTCTTCCCTGGATATTGGTATTTCCAATATAATCAATATCCAAATAGTTTCTTAATAGATTCTTGACCCCGATGCCTAAAGCATAATCACCAATATTATAATTTAAACAATACGCATGTAAAACTCTCATTATTATTTATTATTTATTATTTATTATTTATTGTCTCTCCAGTAGTGCCTCGATGTTATCTGGAGCAAATACAGGAATTTTCAGATTTTTATAAACTTCATATCTCTCTTTGTAAGAATCATCAATGAAAATTGCATCGTGGTGGGCTATATACTCATATTTGAAGTGTGTTTCCTTTAAGTGAATTATATTATCAAAAATTTTATTAAGATGATATTTTTCTAGGCTTTCATTAATATCATAAGCATGTTTTGTTATTAAGTAAATTTTTTTCCCATAATTAATACATTGAAATATAAATGACAATAAAGTTATATTCACGTTGTTTCTAATAATCAAACAATCATCAAAATCTACATATATATGATTATAGTCTATTTTTAGTTTATATTTGTTATCCAGTGCCCTATCTAATTCTATTTCGTAATTATTAACAAATAATTCCACATCATAATCAAATGCATCGAACAAACTTAGTAATGAGAAATTAACTCCGATATTTCTGTGCAAACTTGATGAACCTCCAAATCTAGCAGCAATTTCCAGTAGAGTGAAAACACCTTCATTATTAAGTTTTAGTTGAACAAACCAAGCTCCACGAAATTTTATTTTTGAATTAATTGTTTCTACAATCTTTTTGATTTCATCCTCTTTCTCTAAAAACATTATAGTATTTACACTAATACCATTTAAAACCCT belongs to Niabella yanshanensis and includes:
- a CDS encoding glycosyltransferase, which translates into the protein MKLLIITNALAKGGAENLIKTTIPFFIAKGVRPTLLLLNQSLSVSAYIDAIKELSIPIIDLKASNLYNPLLIFRIKKIIDSNNFDIVHTHLFPSLYWSSVALRNRKNGILVYTEHSNYNKRRKNVVLKMIDRIAYKSYDAVIAISNEVKRNLIKNIKITPPVSVIPNGVDLRFIFEAQELGKENLTKLFKIPPNSYTILMVASFRYPKDQKTLITSLKYLNDNYHVLLAGEGDMMSKVEEYSKQQNTLDRIHFLGFRTDISSLMKSVDINVLSSDYEGMSGVTLESLASGKPFLGSDVPGINDIVPDKRFLFEKGNARDLADKIQKIINNPKLAEDMSATGLEYVKQFDMGIMIDRHIKLYEELLSQRNN
- a CDS encoding glycosyl hydrolase family 28-related protein, yielding MIVKLNLKNSMVRILFVVYLVFFIVTNIFSQTRIINIKDYGAKGNGLSDDTKAVQEAINAAKVRSASVYLPKGTYLVSSITILCNLSGENGTVIKRKAQQKLSKFDFCLIRNQNNLSLNNITFDGSVKVTTKREVIDGGTPLFVYGSRNIQIQNCIFRNSPQSGLRLEASSNIQINYCSAINSNGNFGDGYYFNGCSSVQVRNCKADDYTRIGFVTENNSSNILFDNCRASNGHDGSVLYGGREYNAGFWYENSGNITTIACVAEKNKHYGFVATTGKNVGKVIKGDYASYRFENCNSLNNAVGFQVSSVSVAVRININNCNVVNASRGYVATANNRMDQFYFNNCNITLKPITSSALNSAGFMWESPVTVKSPGNTLPLFSYKNCYIQYEANVDIEKVIDMKNNNGDISTYSGGKARVEVDNVKNSLKGEETIIKARRGQPVYRIANTKVFSRFKK
- a CDS encoding glycosyltransferase family 4 protein produces the protein MKKTIVHIVPSLKKGGAERFTVNICNELSTKEQYSVHLVSLFDNKNDHSTFLSELDSKVKYVSLGKRPGFSLITLFKLYSTLKAITPDIVHTHINAFEYGLPYIVSSAGLFVHTIHSKAEKECPNKFIKTIRRRLYKKDSVIPVTISKDGSHTYRAYYKLNNDILIENGCPQVVSTKFFTNVEKEFSKKETEYLLVHIGRIVEVKNQKLLIGAVNLYNSRHEKKIRLLIVGGIRDQVLFKELNELIGSSEQILFVGDKNNVGDYLLLSDAFCLSSVYEGLPMSLIEAFSAGCIPTCTPVGGITEVIEDGVTGFLSSDMSTESYYNALYRNLHAPNRDHIKVNCLNAFEKKYSISACSAKYDGLYDSKIKSKK
- a CDS encoding oligosaccharide repeat unit polymerase, translated to MNFVNNYTDFFVSLIIAMGLAFFFIYKVLGNGGGAMLVTILKFGLFIFYFTFLCHQMPIVLVDDLTYYEGSLIAYDKATSFGYFFSKEGYLEMGALARGMHFGYYIYNVIAMHLFGVSYYAPVLMNVLVSVFGAVLFYKILILAGIDKRFSKFAFLLLLLHWDLMSWSSFINLKDTFVLFLTTAALYNIIKLKRNGFNILNLVFLIVILLVFQIIRFYFSYFIVVTTIVFFLSGYAYRIKSRWKKLVVQGAILIVMPIGFFIIVIKLFSVQLAALGPSPNIVLGIIRYLLTPVPFQVDPAYWFISLATILHWMFIPLTLYGLYLFLRRYFRVLMPFLIMTILLTVFYGSFTELQGPRHRIPLLGFIALLEALGIWNFLMQLTIIRRRRLGTACRK
- a CDS encoding serine O-acetyltransferase gives rise to the protein MNKIIESDLYRYGGLKGVKGFLKGLFKTAGFRYMYYLRQAKKSKKYTPRWFVFILLLHRCSRRYGYQIPYNTEIGEGFYIGHFGTIVINSKARIGKNCNIAHLVTIGQANRGKLRGYPTISDNVWIGTGAVIVGNIHVGSNVLIAPNSYVNVDVPSNSIVVGNPCKIVSKENPCEGYITNILN
- a CDS encoding glycosyltransferase family 2 protein, producing the protein MLNISIICPLYNKKGYIQETIDSVINQTYTNWEMIIVDDGSTDGSYELVKDLYQDELRVRLYCRTTFKQNKGGSVCRNIGISLAKGEYIMFLDADDLLTQNCLLNRVKAIRKDLVSNLFVFNEAYFIKNPGQPFIKSVRYNIHKCMFLLSVDKVNFFLKRFLKNDLPWTISNTFWQRDFLGSLNGFDEHLQRLQDPEMHIRMLLSPQIKLRCFKYSTSPDILIRLDINRHISIFDNRYTKANTLLQSIQKLMQEITGLLKNHNKENLIKYLDGYIFTAQADFQYILQDMDDIITPEVKKIETEIIEIAKSFGIPPKGLMNKWTRFHNCALRSRLLKKIKVPALIYVLFMLKGFYPRRKY
- a CDS encoding glycosyltransferase family 2 protein — protein: MTVSISCITYNHAPYIRQCLDGFMIQQCSFDFEVLIHDDASTDGTSDIIREYQQKYPDIIKPIIQAENQYSKGVRGINIKYNFPRAKGKYIALCEGDDYWTDPLKLQKQVDFLEKNNDYSVITGGYIALNVTKTQRNTMILSSIVAKNQEDDKGFTFTLLDSSKAWITKTLTSLFRNIPEICVLVDKYSYGRDVHLFYELLKIGKGYYLKEALGVYNIHNGGVFSLKSLKEKSITAYNLYKELYEKSPDEFTRIMYFKSGLSLLKNKLSLKIKDHRVDTFFLLKTSMKLAKTRSEKIGIFKSLIPIQITKTLKRKNDLSS
- a CDS encoding polysaccharide pyruvyl transferase family protein produces the protein MRVLHAYCLNYNIGDYALGIGVKNLLRNYLDIDYIGNTNIQGRNFDEYYINEVINKKYDLLVIGGGGIIHGAHWPNGWFWLIDKELIRQIKIPYIVYGVGYNYWIEEGGIPERGKIHLKETLANASFFSVRNDGSYNRLFNQTGIDAEVIPDPGFHIDLNTEYERLEEKKYIIIQLANDKPINRFGSEQKVEKFINEMREITKDLSKKYKVIFAPHVIDDVSISKEISSGIDNTEVLDFGKFAFDHSDKMIGYYKYAEFVLAMRGHGQILPIGFNTPVIALENHPKHRGLMEELDLLDYNVKIDDENFLSDLDSKIKLLEDNKELLIEKYKNINHELDATSQKAFEKIKAKILK
- a CDS encoding ATP-grasp domain-containing protein, which translates into the protein MELNILVFPCGSEIALEIYRSLKYSRHFKLFGANSVDDHGKFIFENYIGNVPFFDDEDFVSAINKIIEEHQIDAIYPAMDSVIAKFSEIRDKINCKIIGSSNEVNQICLSKKKTYSLLSSVVPCPRIYTKENVQVEDFPLFMKPDIGYGSRGASRVNSKEELEQQFLKYPNSLILEYLPGEELTVDCFTDRYGNLRFYGPRLRKRVLNGISVNTIMFLEKEDEIKKIVETINSKIKFRGAWFVQLKLNNEGVFTLLEIAARFGGSSSLHRNIGVNFSLLSLFDAFDYDVELFVNNYEIELDRALDNKYKLKIDYNHIYVDFDDCLIIRNNVNITLLSFIFQCINYGKKIYLITKHAYDINESLEKYHLNKIFDNIIHLKETHFKYEYIAHHDAIFIDDSYKERYEVYKNLKIPVFAPDNIEALLERQ